The following are encoded together in the Paraburkholderia sp. BL10I2N1 genome:
- a CDS encoding FAD-dependent oxidoreductase: protein MGKRIESAGGAVDQPASSVERFRQRVRGEVVLPVDAGYECARKVWNGAIDRRPAIIVYCADANDVIEAVNFARSGNYIVAVRSGGHNVAGLSVCDQGIVIDLSRMKRIEVDPVRRIARHLLAGAALLLEIPIPGRTHRRCHRHNAQRLRERALRHIAARVAAGWRGDRADVEIGNGLCEP, encoded by the coding sequence GTGGGCAAGCGCATTGAGAGTGCCGGCGGGGCCGTCGATCAACCAGCATCGAGTGTCGAGCGATTCCGGCAGCGCGTGCGCGGTGAGGTCGTCCTGCCGGTGGATGCTGGATATGAGTGCGCCCGCAAGGTGTGGAACGGTGCAATCGACCGGCGACCAGCGATCATCGTCTATTGCGCCGATGCGAATGACGTCATCGAGGCGGTTAACTTCGCGAGGTCGGGCAACTACATTGTGGCGGTTCGCAGTGGCGGCCACAACGTGGCGGGTCTGTCGGTGTGCGACCAGGGGATCGTGATCGATCTTTCGCGCATGAAGCGAATTGAAGTCGATCCCGTGCGCCGGATCGCACGGCATCTTCTTGCGGGGGCGGCGCTATTACTGGAAATCCCAATTCCTGGGCGAACTCACCGACGCTGCCATCGACACAATGCTCAGCGTCTACGCGAACGCGCCCTCCGTCACATCGCTGCTCGTGTTGCAGCAGGTTGGCGGGGCGATCGCGCGGATGTCGAAATCGGAAACGGCCTATGTGAACCGTGA
- a CDS encoding phosphorylase translates to MNLPLQPGTLWPAILRQTTHALACGALHPIGTLPTTIEDGGVRFLVRQVSSLARKDEDQQKRKARTADGCKPNPFLPYDPDLFVADISETHLALLNKFNVIDHHLLIVTRRFELQEALLNLEDFAALFTCMAQFDGLGFYNGGLAAGASQRHKHLQIVPLPLDELDPLLPIEPLLAAACMDGLIGSVPGLAFPHAFARLEPLSATHPLETAHRAFERYLALLDRAGMPAMVVDGEPRQSAPYNLLVTTQWMLLVPRSTECVEGIPVNALGFAGSLFVRDEMQMETVRRLGPMTVLQRAARSTSK, encoded by the coding sequence ATGAATCTCCCTCTCCAACCCGGCACCTTGTGGCCCGCCATCCTGCGCCAAACGACGCATGCGCTGGCTTGTGGCGCGTTGCACCCGATCGGGACACTCCCCACGACGATCGAAGATGGCGGCGTACGCTTCCTTGTCCGCCAGGTGTCGAGTCTCGCGCGCAAGGATGAGGACCAGCAAAAGCGCAAGGCCAGGACTGCGGACGGTTGCAAACCTAACCCTTTCCTCCCTTACGACCCGGACCTCTTCGTCGCTGATATCTCGGAGACGCACCTCGCCCTCCTCAACAAGTTCAACGTCATCGATCATCACCTCCTCATCGTCACGCGTCGTTTCGAACTGCAGGAGGCGTTACTCAACCTGGAAGACTTTGCCGCGCTGTTCACCTGCATGGCGCAGTTCGATGGCCTCGGTTTCTACAATGGCGGTCTGGCCGCCGGCGCGAGCCAACGTCATAAGCATCTGCAGATCGTGCCCTTGCCACTCGATGAACTGGACCCGCTTTTGCCGATCGAGCCGCTCCTCGCGGCTGCATGCATGGACGGATTGATCGGTTCCGTACCCGGCCTCGCTTTTCCCCACGCGTTTGCCCGACTGGAGCCGTTGAGCGCAACGCATCCGCTGGAGACGGCTCACAGAGCATTCGAGCGCTACCTCGCGTTGCTCGATAGAGCCGGTATGCCGGCGATGGTTGTCGATGGCGAACCGCGGCAGTCGGCGCCGTATAACCTGCTCGTCACGACCCAGTGGATGCTGCTTGTGCCGAGATCGACAGAGTGCGTCGAGGGAATCCCGGTCAATGCCCTGGGGTTCGCGGGGTCCCTCTTCGTTCGTGACGAAATGCAGATGGAAACGGTCCGGAGACTCGGCCCGATGACCGTATTGCAGCGAGCCGCCAGGTCGACTTCGAAGTAA
- a CDS encoding PQQ-binding-like beta-propeller repeat protein, with amino-acid sequence MSSARLIRKLLNLSALWLCAYAGSACAQSGDSVPAYHHTGDRSGQYVVAGLTWQSAPRLHRDVRFDGAVEGHVYAQPLYWHPPGATSGLLIVATEANVVYALDAVTGRVVWRNALGTPAPAAALPCGNIHPLGITGTPVIDSATGALYLDALVVRRNEPRHLVYALSLRDGSALPGWPVDIAVGLQANGMSFTPRLQNQRGALTLLDGRLFVPYGGHYGDCGDYHGWVVGLRLDTPAVFGGWETRGRKGGIWAPGGIATADAALFVSTGNTAGADSWADGEAVIHLAPDLHRSASQHDAFAPADWHELDEADLDLDGANPMPIELHGHRLIVALGKDGKAYLLNRENLGGIGGELDVQQVSRGPIRAGPASYATPDGVFVAFPGAGSACPGGSDTNGLVVLRISAASHGGLRTAWCAKIDGAGSPITTTSDGSADRIVWIAGAEGDNRLHGFRGDSGQPVFVGGGTDDVMPGLRHFVTILAAEGKLYVAGDGRIYAFSIGP; translated from the coding sequence ATGTCGAGCGCCAGACTTATTCGAAAGCTTCTCAACCTGTCCGCACTGTGGTTGTGCGCGTACGCCGGCTCGGCATGCGCGCAAAGCGGCGATTCAGTGCCCGCCTACCACCACACGGGCGACCGAAGCGGCCAGTATGTCGTGGCGGGCCTCACCTGGCAGAGTGCGCCACGCCTGCATCGGGACGTGCGCTTCGACGGCGCGGTCGAGGGGCATGTCTATGCCCAGCCGCTCTACTGGCACCCTCCCGGGGCGACGAGCGGACTGCTGATCGTCGCGACTGAAGCGAACGTCGTCTACGCGCTGGATGCCGTAACGGGTCGCGTGGTCTGGCGCAATGCACTCGGAACGCCTGCACCTGCGGCTGCACTGCCGTGCGGCAACATCCATCCACTTGGAATCACTGGCACGCCGGTGATCGACTCCGCGACTGGCGCGCTATATCTCGACGCGCTGGTGGTCCGCCGGAATGAGCCGAGGCACCTGGTGTACGCGCTGTCGCTGCGCGACGGCTCGGCGCTGCCGGGCTGGCCGGTCGATATTGCCGTAGGGCTGCAGGCGAACGGAATGTCGTTCACGCCGCGCCTGCAGAACCAGCGAGGGGCGCTGACACTTCTCGATGGGCGGCTGTTCGTGCCATACGGCGGCCACTACGGCGACTGCGGCGACTACCATGGCTGGGTAGTTGGCTTGCGACTCGACACGCCAGCGGTCTTCGGCGGATGGGAGACTCGCGGACGCAAGGGTGGCATCTGGGCCCCTGGAGGAATCGCCACGGCCGACGCCGCCCTGTTCGTCTCGACCGGCAACACCGCCGGCGCCGATAGCTGGGCGGATGGCGAGGCAGTCATCCACCTCGCCCCCGACCTTCACCGGTCCGCAAGCCAGCACGACGCGTTTGCACCCGCCGACTGGCACGAGCTGGACGAGGCCGACCTCGACCTCGACGGTGCCAACCCGATGCCGATCGAACTACACGGCCATCGCCTGATCGTAGCGTTGGGCAAGGATGGCAAGGCCTATCTGCTGAACCGGGAGAATCTGGGCGGCATCGGCGGTGAGCTCGACGTGCAGCAGGTGTCGCGCGGGCCAATCCGCGCCGGGCCCGCCTCGTACGCCACGCCGGATGGGGTTTTTGTCGCATTCCCGGGCGCCGGGTCGGCGTGTCCGGGCGGAAGCGACACCAATGGTCTGGTCGTGTTGCGGATCAGCGCGGCTTCTCATGGCGGCTTGCGTACGGCCTGGTGCGCGAAAATTGACGGTGCGGGTAGCCCGATCACGACAACCAGCGACGGCAGCGCGGACCGCATCGTATGGATCGCAGGCGCGGAGGGCGACAACCGTCTGCATGGTTTCCGGGGCGACAGCGGCCAGCCGGTGTTCGTCGGCGGAGGCACTGACGATGTCATGCCCGGGCTGCGGCATTTCGTGACCATCCTCGCCGCAGAAGGGAAACTCTACGTCGCGGGTGACGGCAGAATCTACGCTTTCAGCATCGGACCGTGA
- a CDS encoding LysR substrate-binding domain-containing protein, with protein MLTTVCCRGGFVKLHQLQALVASAETGSIRAAARSLGISQAAVTRALRELEAAQQLPLLIRAPEGISFTEYGRALLTHARLVLNQLDHAQNELARLRGRAEGRLSVGVTPWITLTFLAETVLLFRKRMPDIQLELFESLMAVAQPLLRAGDMDFVIGQLDPSIATQEFSCEPVLNYETAVMVRQGHPRQACRSIHDLLDQDWALNFAPDGRDALIDYLFTRHGAQIDPRRIVRAHSLGTLQTLIERADMCTWCPTILKVAAPFKAHLAVLALREAFEPRQLSIVTRRNSTLSGAASCFIECLLQVIRQHARSAKKEDLVLFDTLTLLV; from the coding sequence ATGCTGACAACCGTTTGTTGTCGGGGTGGTTTCGTGAAGCTTCATCAATTGCAGGCGCTGGTCGCGAGTGCGGAAACGGGCAGCATCCGGGCGGCCGCGCGTTCATTGGGGATATCTCAGGCCGCTGTCACGCGTGCACTGCGCGAACTTGAGGCCGCTCAGCAACTGCCGCTGCTGATACGCGCGCCTGAAGGGATCAGCTTTACCGAATATGGCAGGGCGCTGTTGACGCATGCGCGGCTGGTCCTCAATCAGCTGGATCACGCACAGAACGAACTGGCCAGGTTACGCGGTCGGGCGGAGGGACGGCTTAGTGTCGGAGTCACCCCGTGGATCACATTGACGTTTCTGGCCGAGACGGTCTTGCTGTTCCGCAAGCGAATGCCCGATATTCAGCTGGAACTGTTCGAGAGTCTGATGGCTGTCGCGCAGCCGCTTTTGCGTGCGGGCGACATGGACTTCGTGATCGGGCAGTTGGATCCGTCTATTGCCACGCAGGAGTTTTCCTGCGAGCCGGTCTTGAACTACGAGACAGCCGTTATGGTGCGCCAAGGACATCCTCGGCAGGCGTGTCGCTCAATTCACGATTTACTGGACCAGGACTGGGCGCTGAATTTCGCGCCGGACGGGCGGGACGCGCTCATCGACTATCTATTTACGCGCCATGGTGCGCAAATAGACCCGCGCCGCATCGTGCGCGCGCACTCACTGGGGACGCTCCAGACCCTGATCGAACGAGCCGATATGTGCACGTGGTGCCCGACCATTCTGAAAGTGGCGGCGCCGTTCAAGGCGCACCTGGCGGTTCTGGCGTTGAGGGAAGCATTCGAGCCGAGACAACTGAGCATTGTCACCCGACGCAACAGCACGCTGAGCGGAGCGGCTTCGTGCTTTATCGAGTGCCTCCTGCAAGTGATCCGCCAACACGCAAGATCGGCAAAGAAAGAAGATCTTGTGCTGTTTGACACCTTGACGTTGCTCGTTTGA
- a CDS encoding DUF1330 domain-containing protein: protein MSKGYWVTAYRKTKDPSRLAAYAQLAAPALAAAGGRFIVRGVADEAREQGLKERTVVIEFPTYEQAVAAYESDAYKKALEALGDAVERDLRIIRGAE from the coding sequence ATGAGCAAGGGATATTGGGTGACCGCATACCGCAAGACGAAGGACCCGTCGAGGCTGGCGGCTTACGCACAGTTGGCGGCGCCCGCTCTGGCAGCCGCTGGCGGCAGATTCATCGTGCGGGGAGTGGCCGACGAGGCTCGTGAGCAAGGTTTGAAGGAGCGGACGGTCGTGATTGAGTTTCCGACCTACGAGCAGGCAGTTGCCGCATATGAAAGCGACGCGTACAAGAAGGCGCTTGAAGCCTTGGGCGACGCCGTCGAGCGCGATCTGCGAATCATTCGCGGCGCCGAATGA
- a CDS encoding M20 aminoacylase family protein, giving the protein MVQDCVLPGIAAIQKEMIGLRHRIHAHPELGFQEMATSELVAECLSKWGYQVTRGVGKTGVVGTLKNGQGPSLGLRADMDALPIREATGLPYASRNDGVMHACGHDGHTATLLAAAMYLAETRAFSGTLNLIFQPAEEGLGGAQRMMEDGLFERFPCDAIFALHNVPGYPAGRLGFFSGAFMASADTVTIRVVGRGGHGAVPDKAIDPIVVCASIVTALQSIVSRNVSPRDLAIISVGSIHAGVASNVIPPSAEMLLTVRALAPDVRDLLERRIHELVHGQAASFGAHAEIDYFRCHPVLINHRKETDFARQVAVECLGTQAIIDDLEPFTASEDFACMLERCPGSYLVIGNGDGERSCALHNPAYDFNDDCLAVGASYWVKLTERFLA; this is encoded by the coding sequence ATGGTTCAAGACTGCGTTTTGCCCGGCATCGCCGCGATTCAAAAGGAAATGATCGGCTTGCGCCATCGCATTCATGCGCATCCGGAGCTGGGTTTTCAGGAGATGGCGACGAGCGAACTCGTCGCCGAATGTTTGAGCAAGTGGGGATATCAGGTCACGCGCGGTGTGGGCAAAACCGGCGTGGTCGGCACATTGAAGAACGGACAGGGACCCTCCCTTGGATTGCGCGCCGATATGGACGCGCTTCCCATCAGGGAGGCGACGGGCTTGCCCTATGCCAGCCGTAACGACGGCGTCATGCACGCATGCGGCCACGACGGGCATACCGCCACATTGCTGGCTGCAGCCATGTATCTGGCGGAAACGCGAGCGTTCTCCGGCACGCTGAACCTGATCTTCCAGCCCGCTGAAGAAGGCCTCGGCGGTGCGCAAAGAATGATGGAAGACGGTCTGTTCGAACGCTTCCCGTGCGATGCCATCTTCGCCCTCCACAACGTTCCGGGTTATCCGGCAGGCCGTCTGGGTTTTTTCAGCGGCGCATTCATGGCGTCTGCCGACACCGTCACCATTCGTGTGGTGGGTCGCGGCGGACACGGCGCCGTGCCGGACAAGGCCATTGACCCGATCGTCGTATGCGCGTCGATCGTGACGGCGCTGCAAAGCATCGTGTCGCGTAACGTAAGCCCGCGCGATCTGGCCATTATCAGCGTCGGGTCGATTCATGCGGGTGTCGCGTCGAATGTGATCCCGCCATCGGCGGAGATGCTACTGACCGTCCGGGCGCTTGCGCCGGATGTGCGCGATCTGCTCGAACGCCGGATTCACGAACTGGTGCACGGGCAGGCTGCAAGTTTCGGTGCGCATGCGGAGATCGACTACTTCCGTTGTCATCCGGTGCTGATCAATCATCGTAAAGAAACGGACTTCGCGCGCCAGGTGGCAGTGGAGTGTCTCGGCACGCAGGCGATCATCGACGACCTCGAACCCTTCACCGCCAGCGAGGACTTCGCCTGCATGCTCGAAAGATGTCCTGGCAGCTACCTCGTGATCGGTAATGGGGACGGCGAGCGCAGTTGCGCGCTACACAACCCCGCCTATGACTTCAACGACGACTGTCTGGCAGTGGGCGCCAGCTATTGGGTCAAGCTGACCGAGCGATTTCTGGCATGA
- a CDS encoding SRPBCC domain-containing protein, with product MTDLYHQITIEAPAGRVFAALATQEGLQAWWTEDSVFEARPGGMAEFGFWERSVVFRMRVDELDPPHRLVWSCVSGPPDWVGTTLSFELATLEAGKTQVSFLHADAQSAAKAIAERNTTWGCLMRQLKHQLEGIPFNPVFAVSGRLR from the coding sequence ATGACCGATCTCTATCATCAGATCACAATCGAGGCCCCGGCCGGGCGCGTGTTCGCCGCGCTGGCCACCCAGGAAGGACTGCAGGCGTGGTGGACGGAAGATAGCGTCTTCGAAGCGCGCCCGGGCGGCATGGCCGAATTTGGTTTCTGGGAACGCAGCGTCGTATTCCGCATGCGTGTCGACGAGCTGGATCCGCCGCACAGGCTGGTGTGGTCCTGCGTCAGCGGGCCACCGGACTGGGTCGGCACCACGCTCAGTTTCGAGCTGGCGACGCTCGAGGCAGGTAAGACCCAGGTCTCTTTCCTGCACGCCGACGCACAGTCGGCAGCAAAGGCGATAGCCGAGCGCAACACGACCTGGGGATGCCTGATGCGCCAGCTGAAACACCAACTTGAAGGCATACCCTTCAACCCGGTGTTCGCGGTGTCGGGACGTCTGCGATGA
- a CDS encoding BBE domain-containing protein: MSKSETAYVNRDARYDCFPISIWDDPADDDLNIRWAREVWDAVKPFSTGGVDANNLGEEGEDRVRSAYGENDPRLMELKKRYDPTNFFRLNQNVRPAPR; this comes from the coding sequence ATGTCGAAATCGGAAACGGCCTATGTGAACCGTGATGCGCGTTACGACTGCTTTCCGATTTCGATCTGGGACGATCCCGCCGACGACGACCTGAATATCCGTTGGGCGCGCGAGGTATGGGACGCAGTCAAACCGTTCTCGACTGGCGGGGTCGATGCGAACAACCTCGGCGAGGAAGGTGAGGATCGGGTGCGCTCTGCTTACGGCGAAAACGATCCGCGACTGATGGAACTGAAGAAAAGGTATGACCCGACCAATTTCTTTCGCCTTAACCAGAACGTTCGACCAGCGCCGCGGTAG
- a CDS encoding pyridoxal-dependent decarboxylase, which yields MHPDLKHDLDRIAQILSTTQEYAAQLLAAVDDRPVAQAPKAPASMPLSATGRGFDVALADFRARWAPGFSGSAGPRYLGFVTGGATPASLAGDWLTSVFDQNPTSGLDSLAPDLERETVAWMREMFGISTAHTGTFVSGATMSNMVGLAIAREWLGERSGVSVSEQGLAALGAVRVLSGAPHSSIYKAASMLGLGRQAIQRVPLLPGREAIDVVALDEVLTSLAGAPAIVVANAGTVNTVDFDDLDAIVELKSRHNFWLHVDAAFGGFAALTAEHAHLVRVLDAADSICIDCHKWLNVPYDSALQFTRRRDLQVRVFQNNASYLGFPQGEPDFVHLTPENSRRLRALAVWFAVASYGKAGHRDIVEQNIAAARALGERIANEPRLLLLAPVRMNVVCFTLAHEPGEERIQMLIRRLRDDGQVFLSPTVLHGTRAIRAAFSNWRTSEEDVGRVFAAIANAL from the coding sequence ATGCATCCCGACCTGAAACACGATCTCGACCGTATTGCCCAGATTCTGTCCACGACGCAGGAATACGCGGCTCAGCTGCTTGCCGCTGTGGATGACCGGCCGGTCGCGCAGGCCCCTAAAGCGCCCGCATCGATGCCCTTGTCGGCTACAGGACGAGGCTTCGATGTCGCGCTCGCCGATTTTCGCGCAAGATGGGCGCCGGGTTTTTCAGGCAGTGCCGGGCCGCGGTATCTGGGATTCGTCACTGGCGGTGCGACACCTGCCTCGCTCGCAGGTGACTGGTTGACCAGCGTTTTCGACCAGAATCCAACCTCCGGCCTCGACTCACTGGCACCGGATCTCGAGCGTGAGACCGTGGCGTGGATGCGGGAGATGTTCGGTATATCGACTGCGCACACAGGGACGTTCGTCAGTGGCGCGACCATGTCGAACATGGTGGGACTGGCCATCGCGCGCGAATGGCTCGGCGAGCGATCGGGCGTATCCGTCAGTGAGCAAGGTCTGGCCGCACTGGGAGCCGTACGCGTGTTGTCGGGCGCACCGCATTCGAGCATCTACAAGGCGGCATCCATGCTTGGTCTCGGACGGCAGGCCATCCAGCGCGTACCGCTGTTACCCGGACGTGAGGCAATCGATGTGGTCGCGCTGGATGAAGTGTTGACCAGCCTCGCGGGCGCCCCTGCGATTGTCGTTGCCAACGCCGGCACCGTGAATACCGTCGACTTCGACGATCTGGACGCGATTGTCGAACTGAAGAGCCGCCACAATTTCTGGTTGCACGTCGATGCAGCCTTCGGTGGATTCGCCGCATTGACGGCAGAGCACGCACACCTCGTGCGCGTGCTCGACGCGGCAGATTCCATTTGCATCGATTGCCACAAGTGGCTGAACGTGCCTTATGACAGTGCGCTCCAGTTCACGCGGCGTCGCGATCTGCAGGTACGCGTGTTCCAGAACAACGCGTCTTATCTTGGATTTCCGCAGGGGGAACCCGATTTCGTGCACCTCACGCCCGAAAATTCGAGACGTCTTCGGGCACTCGCGGTTTGGTTCGCTGTGGCTAGCTACGGTAAAGCGGGGCATCGTGACATCGTCGAACAGAACATCGCCGCGGCGCGTGCATTGGGCGAGCGTATCGCCAACGAACCGAGACTCTTGCTACTGGCGCCGGTTCGAATGAACGTGGTCTGTTTTACGCTCGCCCATGAACCGGGTGAAGAGCGAATTCAAATGCTCATAAGGCGTCTGCGCGACGATGGGCAGGTATTCCTGTCGCCCACGGTCTTGCACGGCACGCGGGCTATCCGTGCCGCATTCAGTAACTGGCGCACCAGCGAAGAGGACGTCGGACGCGTGTTCGCTGCGATTGCGAACGCACTTTGA
- a CDS encoding ABC transporter substrate-binding protein produces MKILFLIPVFSALFMFGGAAYAQVDQSDPQALIKTVTQQILDEVHTRAIEPTDISRIKDVVNRDILPYIDFHRTTQLAMGRHWRTATPTQQQQMADQFQALLIHMYAGTLAQLRQDQKIDYPPMRVAPTDTDVVVRTVAINDAGPVEIDYRLYKTPQGWRVYDLNVLGSWLVQTYRQQFNDKIQQGSVDALIQFLAERNQQLASGKQ; encoded by the coding sequence ATGAAGATTCTGTTCCTCATCCCTGTTTTCTCAGCGCTATTCATGTTCGGCGGCGCGGCGTACGCGCAGGTCGACCAGTCGGATCCTCAGGCGCTGATCAAGACCGTAACCCAGCAGATACTCGACGAGGTGCACACCCGGGCGATCGAGCCGACCGATATCTCTCGCATCAAGGATGTCGTGAACAGGGACATCCTTCCCTACATCGATTTTCACCGTACCACGCAGCTCGCGATGGGCCGCCACTGGAGGACGGCGACGCCGACGCAGCAGCAGCAGATGGCCGACCAGTTCCAGGCGCTGCTGATCCATATGTACGCGGGCACGCTTGCGCAGCTTCGCCAGGATCAAAAGATCGATTACCCGCCGATGCGCGTCGCGCCGACCGATACCGACGTCGTGGTGCGCACGGTCGCGATCAACGATGCCGGACCCGTAGAAATCGACTACCGTTTGTACAAAACGCCGCAAGGCTGGCGCGTGTATGACCTGAACGTGCTCGGCTCGTGGCTGGTTCAAACGTATCGGCAGCAGTTCAACGATAAGATTCAGCAGGGCAGCGTTGACGCCTTGATCCAGTTTCTTGCTGAGCGCAACCAGCAGCTTGCTTCGGGCAAGCAGTAA
- a CDS encoding FAD-dependent monooxygenase gives MAHGHYDIVIAGGGLGGATLGRALATQGIRTLVIEREVVFKDRVRGEGMHPWGVTEACALGIDGLLRDSGAHEVRWWKRYLGPVPRDCRDLPETTPAHSGCLDFHHPTMQRKLLDAAEAAGAVVRRGTAVVGVEPGNAPVVQLRSGHGTERVSARLVVGAEGRRSMVRRSAGFILRQDPARLVVAGVLHEGLGAPDDAVHYFQNPSCGQGALIFPLGSQRFRSYFVSGVEQRRCPISGSEHIGEFVDACVQTGAPRDWYAGATLAGPLAAYPGADSWVDHPYRDGVVLIGDAAAASDPSWGCGLSLTLRDVRVLRDCLLGTDDWDAAAHAYAEQHDTYYGALHRVEDWLTRLLYETGPIADARRAHVLPHLAKEPARAPDISGLGPDTPSDEAARRRFFAEDIDLVTR, from the coding sequence ATGGCACATGGACACTACGATATCGTCATCGCGGGCGGCGGCCTGGGCGGAGCGACGCTCGGTCGCGCATTGGCGACCCAGGGAATCCGCACGCTCGTCATTGAACGCGAGGTGGTCTTCAAGGATCGCGTACGTGGAGAGGGAATGCACCCGTGGGGCGTCACGGAGGCATGCGCGTTAGGTATCGATGGCCTGCTACGCGACAGTGGCGCGCATGAGGTCCGCTGGTGGAAACGTTACCTCGGACCTGTGCCGCGAGATTGCCGCGATCTTCCCGAAACAACACCGGCACATAGCGGGTGTCTCGATTTCCATCATCCGACGATGCAACGCAAGCTGCTCGATGCGGCTGAAGCGGCGGGCGCGGTGGTGCGCCGCGGTACGGCAGTGGTTGGAGTCGAGCCGGGGAATGCGCCGGTCGTGCAACTGCGTTCGGGCCACGGTACGGAGCGCGTGTCGGCACGCCTCGTAGTGGGTGCAGAGGGTCGCCGTTCGATGGTGCGCCGTTCAGCGGGCTTCATCCTGCGCCAGGATCCGGCGCGGCTGGTCGTTGCGGGCGTGTTACATGAAGGCTTGGGCGCGCCGGACGACGCGGTTCATTACTTCCAGAATCCGTCGTGCGGGCAGGGAGCCTTGATTTTTCCGCTCGGTTCGCAACGATTCCGATCCTATTTCGTGTCCGGGGTTGAGCAGCGGCGGTGTCCCATTAGCGGCAGCGAGCATATCGGCGAATTCGTCGATGCGTGCGTCCAAACCGGCGCGCCCCGCGACTGGTACGCCGGTGCGACGCTCGCTGGCCCGCTGGCAGCCTATCCCGGCGCCGACTCCTGGGTCGACCATCCGTATCGAGACGGCGTGGTGCTGATCGGCGATGCGGCCGCCGCCAGCGACCCGTCATGGGGGTGCGGGTTATCGCTCACGTTGCGCGACGTCAGGGTGCTGCGTGACTGCCTGCTCGGCACCGACGACTGGGACGCCGCCGCACACGCTTACGCCGAACAGCACGACACGTATTACGGGGCACTACACCGCGTCGAAGATTGGCTCACCCGATTGTTGTACGAGACCGGTCCAATCGCAGACGCGCGCCGCGCGCACGTGCTGCCGCACCTCGCCAAAGAGCCGGCGCGTGCGCCGGATATATCGGGCCTCGGGCCGGACACGCCGAGTGATGAAGCGGCGCGCCGGCGCTTCTTTGCCGAAGATATCGATCTGGTTACGCGCTGA
- a CDS encoding D-2-hydroxyacid dehydrogenase family protein, translated as MSTVPRIKAAILDDYQNVALTMADWSPLDGRVDIAVFNDHIDDVEKLIDRLKPFDVLCVMRERTPLTGDIIDKLPNLKLIASTGAANASIDLDAAARRGIEVRHTGYSSTPTIEFTWALILSMVRNIPLENQSFRQGGWQLSLGEELAGKTLGLLGLGRVGSAVGVIGSAFRMNVIAWSQNLTAERAQEKGVQRVSKDELFSGSDLLSIHVRLSPRTHHLVGAAEFARMKPTSRLINTSRGPIVDAAALVKALTSGQIAGAALDVYDVEPLDNPHPLRELPNLFGTPHIGYVSKELYRTFYGDTVRNIVQWLDETARASKA; from the coding sequence ATGTCCACCGTGCCCCGTATCAAGGCGGCGATCCTCGACGATTATCAGAATGTCGCACTGACGATGGCCGACTGGTCGCCGCTGGACGGCCGCGTCGACATCGCTGTGTTCAATGACCACATCGACGACGTTGAAAAACTGATCGATCGTCTGAAGCCCTTCGACGTGCTGTGTGTAATGCGCGAGCGTACGCCGCTTACGGGCGACATCATCGACAAGCTGCCGAACCTCAAGCTGATCGCGTCGACCGGCGCGGCGAATGCGTCGATCGATCTCGACGCCGCGGCTCGCCGTGGTATCGAGGTGCGTCACACGGGTTACAGCTCCACGCCGACGATCGAATTCACGTGGGCGCTCATCTTGAGCATGGTTCGCAACATACCGCTCGAGAACCAGTCGTTCCGGCAGGGCGGCTGGCAACTGTCGCTGGGAGAAGAACTCGCCGGCAAGACGCTCGGCCTGCTTGGTCTGGGACGCGTTGGGTCCGCCGTCGGTGTGATCGGCAGTGCGTTCAGAATGAACGTCATTGCGTGGAGTCAGAATCTCACGGCGGAACGCGCGCAAGAGAAAGGCGTACAACGGGTCAGCAAGGACGAACTGTTTTCCGGCTCCGACCTCCTGTCGATCCATGTGCGTTTGAGCCCGAGAACGCATCATCTCGTTGGCGCAGCCGAATTTGCCCGGATGAAGCCGACCAGCCGGCTGATCAATACGTCGAGAGGTCCGATCGTCGACGCCGCCGCGCTCGTCAAGGCTTTGACGAGCGGTCAGATCGCCGGCGCCGCGCTGGATGTTTACGATGTCGAGCCTCTAGACAATCCGCATCCGCTGCGCGAATTGCCCAATCTATTCGGGACCCCGCATATCGGCTACGTGTCGAAGGAACTGTATCGCACGTTCTATGGTGATACGGTCCGCAACATCGTTCAGTGGCTTGACGAGACCGCGCGCGCTTCGAAGGCGTGA